The following are from one region of the Noviherbaspirillum sedimenti genome:
- a CDS encoding M16 family metallopeptidase: protein MKSRIVVLICCLLASASVLAAGVPAQEFILKNGMKVIVKEDHRAPTVAHMVWYRTGSVDEFNGTTGVAHVLEHMMFKGTKTLKPGEFSARVAAMGGRENAFTSKDFTAYFQQIEKSRLPKVMALEADRMANLVLDKKEFDKEIKVVMEERRLRTDDQPIPQVYEALNAVAFSAHPYRNPIVGWMDDLQNMTVEDARRWHDRWYAPNNAVLVVIGDVNAREVLALAEKYYGRIARKAIGSTKPQVEPPQRGIRRVLVKAPAENPYVTLAFKVPALRDVEKDTDVYALDVLSAVLDGYDNARLNAKLVRTDRIANSAGASYSGISRGPELFMLDGVPAAGTTTAQLEQRLRAEVARIATQGVDENELHRVKTQLIAEQIYKRDSIFGQAMEIGMMELSGLSHRDIDRIIEKLRAVSAVQVQEVAQKYFGDDSLTVATLQPLPLEDKKPTPVANLRH from the coding sequence ATGAAATCGCGGATAGTCGTATTGATTTGCTGCTTGCTGGCCAGTGCTTCTGTTCTGGCGGCAGGGGTGCCGGCGCAAGAATTCATCTTGAAGAATGGCATGAAAGTCATCGTCAAGGAAGACCATCGGGCACCGACCGTGGCGCACATGGTCTGGTACCGCACGGGTTCTGTGGATGAATTTAATGGCACCACCGGCGTCGCCCACGTGCTGGAACACATGATGTTCAAGGGCACCAAGACCCTCAAGCCGGGCGAGTTCAGTGCCAGGGTGGCGGCGATGGGCGGGCGCGAAAACGCCTTCACAAGCAAGGATTTCACTGCTTACTTCCAGCAGATCGAAAAATCCCGTCTGCCCAAGGTGATGGCGCTGGAAGCCGACCGCATGGCCAACCTGGTGCTGGATAAAAAGGAATTTGACAAGGAAATCAAGGTGGTGATGGAAGAGCGCCGCCTGCGTACCGACGACCAGCCGATACCGCAGGTGTATGAAGCGCTGAACGCGGTCGCCTTCAGCGCCCATCCCTACCGCAATCCGATCGTCGGCTGGATGGATGACTTGCAAAACATGACCGTCGAGGATGCGCGCCGCTGGCATGACCGCTGGTACGCCCCCAACAATGCGGTGCTGGTGGTCATCGGCGATGTCAATGCGCGGGAAGTGCTGGCGCTGGCTGAAAAGTATTATGGCCGCATCGCCCGCAAGGCCATCGGCAGCACCAAGCCGCAAGTCGAGCCACCGCAGCGCGGCATACGCCGTGTGCTGGTCAAGGCGCCCGCCGAAAATCCGTATGTGACGCTGGCCTTCAAGGTGCCGGCCTTGCGCGACGTCGAAAAGGATACCGATGTCTATGCGCTCGATGTCCTGTCGGCCGTGCTCGACGGCTACGACAATGCGCGCCTGAATGCGAAACTGGTGCGCACCGACCGCATCGCCAATTCCGCTGGCGCCAGCTACTCCGGCATTTCGCGCGGTCCGGAACTGTTTATGCTTGATGGCGTGCCGGCGGCCGGCACTACCACCGCACAGCTGGAACAGCGTTTGCGTGCCGAAGTGGCGCGCATTGCCACGCAAGGCGTGGATGAAAATGAATTGCACCGCGTCAAGACGCAATTGATCGCCGAACAGATCTACAAGCGCGATTCGATTTTCGGCCAGGCGATGGAAATCGGCATGATGGAATTGTCCGGCCTGTCGCATCGGGACATCGACCGCATCATTGAAAAATTGCGCGCGGTGAGCGCTGTGCAGGTGCAGGAGGTGGCGCAGAAATATTTCGGCGACGACAGCCTGACAGTCGCGACCCTGCAACCCTTGCCGCTGGAAGACAAGAAGCCCACGCCGGTAGCAAACTTGCGCCACTGA
- a CDS encoding cell division ATP-binding protein FtsE, whose amino-acid sequence MIEFRHVTKRYAKDATTTALFDLNLSVAKGELVFLAGPSGAGKSTLLKMIAAVERPSSGSVEVNGQDIGRLNATGLAYLRRNLGLILQQQRLLADRPVLANVLLPLIVTGTPRDEAEKRARAALDKVGLLDKAQADPLSLSGGEQQRVSIARAIVNRPQIILADEPTANLDRVSAGKVIDALKAFHAVGVTCLISTHDDNIYQPGARVIHLAQGRLVGDTQVPQAAPQTQVAS is encoded by the coding sequence ATGATCGAATTTCGTCACGTCACCAAGCGTTATGCCAAAGACGCCACCACAACCGCGCTATTCGACCTCAACCTCTCGGTCGCCAAGGGCGAGCTGGTGTTCCTGGCCGGCCCGTCCGGCGCCGGCAAATCGACGCTCCTGAAAATGATCGCCGCCGTCGAGCGGCCAAGTTCCGGCAGCGTCGAAGTCAACGGCCAGGACATCGGCCGCCTGAATGCCACTGGCCTGGCTTACCTGCGCCGCAACCTCGGCCTGATCCTGCAACAGCAGCGCTTGCTGGCGGACCGCCCGGTGCTGGCCAACGTGCTGCTGCCCCTGATCGTCACCGGCACCCCGCGCGACGAAGCGGAAAAGCGCGCGCGCGCCGCACTCGACAAGGTCGGCTTGCTGGACAAGGCGCAAGCCGATCCGCTGTCGCTGTCCGGCGGCGAGCAACAGCGCGTGTCGATCGCCCGCGCCATCGTCAACCGCCCGCAGATCATCCTGGCCGACGAGCCGACCGCCAACCTTGACCGCGTCAGCGCCGGCAAGGTGATCGATGCCCTGAAGGCATTCCATGCGGTGGGCGTGACATGCCTGATCTCGACCCATGATGACAACATTTACCAGCCGGGCGCCCGCGTGATCCACCTGGCGCAAGGGCGCCTGGTCGGTGACACACAAGTACCCCAGGCAGCGCCGCAGACACAGGTGGCTTCATGA
- the rpoH gene encoding RNA polymerase sigma factor RpoH produces the protein MNARSAQSALVPATNSLVALGFPGNLGNIEAYISTVNRLPMLSHEEEISFAKKLREQNDLAAAQSLILSHLRLVVSIARGYLGYGLPHADLIQEGNIGLMKAVKRFDPDQGVRLVSYAMHWIKAEIHEYILKNWRLVKVATTKAQRKLFFNLRSHKEGLDTMTPAQVEALAKTLDVKREEVIEMETRLSGRDIALEAPTDDEDDKFAPIAYLSSELHEPTRVLEAQEYDRLQSDGLAAALGKLDARSRRIVEARWLASDDGSGATLHELAAEFGVSAERIRQIEAVALKKMKGTLAAFA, from the coding sequence ATGAACGCACGATCTGCACAGTCCGCACTGGTACCTGCCACCAATAGTCTGGTGGCGCTCGGCTTTCCCGGCAATCTGGGCAATATCGAAGCCTATATTTCGACAGTCAATCGCTTGCCGATGCTGTCGCATGAAGAAGAAATCTCGTTTGCGAAAAAATTGCGCGAGCAAAACGACCTGGCAGCCGCCCAATCGCTGATCCTGTCGCACCTGCGCCTGGTGGTCTCGATCGCGCGCGGCTATCTCGGCTATGGCTTGCCGCACGCCGACCTGATCCAGGAAGGCAATATCGGCTTGATGAAGGCCGTCAAGCGCTTTGACCCGGACCAGGGCGTGCGCCTGGTGTCGTACGCAATGCACTGGATCAAGGCTGAAATCCACGAATACATCCTGAAGAACTGGCGCCTGGTCAAGGTGGCCACCACCAAGGCCCAGCGCAAGCTGTTCTTCAACCTGCGCAGCCACAAGGAAGGCCTGGACACCATGACGCCGGCGCAAGTCGAGGCCCTGGCCAAGACTCTGGATGTGAAGCGCGAGGAAGTCATCGAGATGGAAACGCGCCTGTCGGGCCGCGACATCGCGCTGGAAGCACCGACCGACGACGAAGACGACAAATTTGCGCCGATCGCCTACCTGTCCTCCGAGTTGCATGAACCGACCAGGGTGCTGGAAGCGCAGGAATACGACCGCCTGCAAAGCGATGGGCTGGCCGCTGCGCTTGGCAAGCTGGACGCCCGCTCGCGCCGCATCGTCGAAGCGCGCTGGCTGGCCAGCGACGACGGTTCCGGCGCGACCCTGCATGAACTGGCCGCCGAATTCGGCGTCTCGGCTGAACGCATCCGCCAGATCGAGGCAGTGGCGCTGAAAAAGATGAAGGGCACGCTGGCGGCATTTGCCTGA
- the ftsY gene encoding signal recognition particle-docking protein FtsY, with protein MFSFFKRKPKDTPAPVAAPAPTAAPAPIAAPPIAEVTPPVVAEPAATAAPASVTVAPAAAAAVTAVPAITTPAEMREEEIIPAPAPSAEQKRSWLTRLKAGLSKTSASLTTLFVGAKIDDDLYEELESALLMADGGVEATQFLLTALKKKVKDDKLTDAEQVKGALKTLLIELLTPLQKPLVLGRHQPMVMMIAGVNGAGKTTTIGKLAKHLQAHRQSVLLAAGDTFRAAAREQLAIWGERNNVSVISQESGDPAAVAFDAVQSALARGTDVVMVDTAGRLPTQLHLMEELKKIKRVIGKSMADAPHEVLLVIDGNTGQNALTQVKAFDDALQLTGLVVTKLDGTAKGGVLAAIARTRPVPVYFIGVGEGIEDLQPFNAQEFVDALLS; from the coding sequence ATGTTTAGCTTCTTCAAGAGAAAACCCAAAGACACGCCGGCACCGGTCGCGGCCCCAGCCCCGACTGCGGCCCCTGCCCCAATTGCTGCCCCCCCCATCGCTGAGGTTACGCCCCCCGTTGTGGCCGAGCCTGCGGCCACGGCCGCGCCTGCCTCAGTGACCGTTGCCCCTGCCGCTGCCGCTGCCGTCACAGCGGTGCCCGCGATCACGACGCCTGCGGAAATGCGGGAAGAAGAGATTATCCCGGCGCCTGCGCCGTCCGCCGAACAAAAACGCTCCTGGCTGACCCGGCTCAAGGCCGGCCTGTCAAAGACTTCGGCCAGCCTGACCACGTTATTCGTCGGCGCCAAGATCGACGACGATTTATATGAAGAACTGGAATCGGCCCTGCTGATGGCCGATGGCGGCGTCGAGGCCACGCAATTCCTCCTGACCGCCCTGAAGAAAAAGGTCAAGGATGACAAGCTGACCGATGCCGAGCAGGTCAAGGGAGCGCTGAAGACCTTGCTGATCGAACTCCTGACGCCGCTGCAAAAGCCGCTGGTGCTGGGGCGCCATCAACCGATGGTCATGATGATCGCCGGCGTCAACGGCGCCGGCAAGACCACCACCATCGGCAAGCTGGCCAAGCATTTGCAGGCGCACCGGCAATCGGTCCTGCTGGCCGCCGGCGATACGTTCCGCGCCGCCGCCCGCGAACAACTGGCGATCTGGGGCGAGCGCAACAATGTCAGCGTGATTTCCCAGGAATCAGGCGATCCGGCGGCAGTCGCCTTCGATGCCGTGCAATCAGCGCTGGCGCGCGGCACCGATGTGGTGATGGTTGATACCGCTGGCCGCCTGCCGACGCAATTGCACCTGATGGAAGAACTCAAGAAAATCAAGCGCGTGATCGGCAAGAGCATGGCGGACGCCCCGCATGAAGTGCTGCTGGTCATCGACGGCAATACCGGGCAAAATGCCCTCACGCAAGTCAAGGCGTTTGACGATGCCCTGCAACTGACCGGCCTGGTCGTCACCAAGCTCGATGGCACCGCCAAGGGCGGCGTGCTGGCGGCGATCGCCAGGACGCGCCCGGTGCCGGTCTACTTCATTGGCGTCGGCGAAGGTATCGAAGATTTGCAGCCTTTTAACGCGCAGGAATTTGTGGATGCCTTGTTAAGTTAA
- a CDS encoding cell division protein FtsX — translation MKNWLRLQSYALAGAWRHIRAPRGGFLLNVVVIAIALMLPFAGLTLLENVRPVSEQLVVEPEISLFMTADTPRVQASALAASIKRAIKDAELDGKLEFIPREKALDALDARTGMAAAVTALGANPLPDAYVLKLSGLDNMAEAARTENLVARLQALPGVEHVQLDSAWVKRLAAVMQVLRLVLLLLAVTLGTVVVAVVFNTIRLQVLHQSEEIVLSKLVGASDAFVCRPFYYAGAFLGLTAGALALGLVTLGLHPLNQALADVVRVYGSQFQLTPLGASTWLALLATSAALGWLGALLSVRRSIGRLA, via the coding sequence ATGAAAAACTGGTTGCGACTCCAGTCTTACGCCCTGGCCGGCGCCTGGCGCCATATCCGCGCGCCGCGCGGCGGCTTCCTGCTGAATGTGGTGGTCATCGCCATCGCCCTGATGCTGCCCTTCGCCGGCCTGACCTTGCTGGAAAACGTCCGCCCGGTTTCCGAACAGCTGGTGGTCGAACCGGAAATCAGCCTGTTCATGACGGCGGACACCCCGCGCGTACAAGCCAGTGCACTGGCGGCTTCCATCAAGCGCGCGATCAAGGATGCGGAACTGGACGGCAAGCTCGAATTCATCCCGCGCGAAAAAGCCCTGGATGCGCTGGATGCGCGCACCGGCATGGCGGCCGCGGTGACGGCGCTGGGCGCCAACCCGCTGCCGGACGCCTATGTACTAAAGCTGTCCGGGCTGGACAACATGGCCGAGGCCGCCCGCACCGAGAATCTGGTCGCCCGCTTGCAAGCCTTGCCGGGCGTCGAACATGTGCAGCTCGATTCGGCATGGGTCAAGCGCCTCGCCGCCGTGATGCAGGTATTGCGGCTGGTCCTGCTGTTGCTGGCGGTCACCCTGGGCACCGTCGTCGTGGCCGTGGTTTTCAATACCATCCGCTTGCAAGTATTGCATCAGAGCGAGGAAATTGTCCTGAGCAAGCTGGTGGGCGCATCGGACGCCTTCGTTTGCCGGCCGTTTTATTACGCCGGCGCCTTTCTCGGTCTGACTGCCGGCGCCCTGGCGCTTGGCCTGGTCACACTGGGCTTGCATCCGCTGAACCAGGCACTGGCCGATGTGGTGCGCGTCTACGGCTCGCAATTCCAGCTGACGCCGCTGGGCGCCTCCACCTGGCTGGCCTTGCTGGCGACAAGCGCCGCCCTGGGCTGGCTGGGAGCCCTGCTGTCGGTGCGTCGCTCGATTGGCCGCCTGGCTTAG